One Vespula pensylvanica isolate Volc-1 chromosome 1, ASM1446617v1, whole genome shotgun sequence genomic region harbors:
- the LOC122637685 gene encoding TWiK family of potassium channels protein 7, which yields METNKSLHRPSSTNGQWQRGSYRYQCERRKRRRRKPWSEKICDWTRTLIAFLFSNVGVVCLVVGYTIVGAFLFTYIEAKDSLDISGDVVKQRNITAAKLWDLTSKENIFSERLWKKEVRNILERYQQKMVKNIRDGYEVVTEEHKKWTFAGAFLYSLTVITTIGYGNICPKTKWGKLCTIIYAIIGMPLFLLYLSQIGDIFARSFKWIYARCCLCKCHKKPRDPINLEVLKLRTETKVQRNQWQHVGETKTSNVYEDINVIEMNNINGKASMNNKVNDGNSSCDYDPQQVTVPLTLCLGIMVGYVIAGALLFSKWEDWNMLDGSYFCFVSLSTIGFGDIVPGDRIYSGQGLELSFIFCFMYLMLGMALIAMCFNLMQEEVIAKVHSLARMIKYIFRCDR from the exons ATGGAAACGAACAAATCGTTGCATAGACCGTCATCAACGAATGGACAGTGGCAACGTGGAAGTTATCGTTATCAATgtgaaagaaggaaacggCGACGACGGAAGCCTTGGAGCGAAAAGATATGTGACTGGACCAGGACACTGATAGCCTTCCTCTTCAGTAACGTTGGAGTAGTATGCCTCGTCGTAGGTTATACTATAGTCGGTGCTTTCCTGTTCACTTATATCGAGGCCAAAGACAGCTTGGACATATCCGGTGACGTCGTCAAGCAAAGAAACATCACGGCTGCTAAGCTTTGGGACTTGACTTCAAAG GAGAACATATTCTCCGAGAGAttatggaaaaaagaagttaggAATATATTAGAGAGGTATCAACAAAAAAtggttaaaaatataagagacgGTTATGAGGTTGTTACCGAAGAACACAAAAAGTGGACTTTTGCGGGTGCATTTCTTTACTCTCTTACTGTCATTACGACCATCG GCTATGGGAATATTTGTCCTAAGACGAAATGGGGTAAATTATGTACGATAATATATGCCATAATCGGTATGCCATTGTTCCTACTTTATTTAAGCCAGATAGGAGATATTTTTGCGAGAAGTTTCAAGTGGATCTACGCACGATGTTGCCTTTGCAA ATGTCATAAAAAACCACGTGATCCGATTAATTTGGAAGTATTAAAATTACGTACAGAAACGAAAGTGCAAAGAAATCAATGGCAG CACGTAGGAGAGACAAAGACTTCTAATGTTTATGAAGACATCAACgtaatagaaatgaataatatcaATGGAAAAGCAAGTATGAACAATAAGGTCAACGATGGTAACAGTAGCTGCGATTACGATCCACAACAAGTAACTGTACCATTAACACTTTGTCTTGGTATTATGGTGGG GTACGTTATAGCAGGTGCTTTGCTATTTTCAAAATGGGAAGACTGGAACATGTTAGATGggtcttatttttgtttcgtttcattgTCAACAATTGGATTTGGTGATATAGTACCAGGTGATAGAATTTACTCGGGACAAGGACTCGAattatctttcatcttttGTTTCATGTATCTCATGCTTG GTATGGCACTCATCGCTATGTGTTTCAATCTGATGCAAGAGGAAGTAATTGCTAAAGTTCATAGTTTGGCACGTATGATCAAGTACATCTTCAGATGCGACAGGTGA